In Lactuca sativa cultivar Salinas chromosome 5, Lsat_Salinas_v11, whole genome shotgun sequence, the DNA window AACACAAGAGTGTGGAACTTGTCTGTgcaaaagacatgaatgccctcctcattagtttttttttttttttttttttttgaaataataaattggaTATGGTCCATGCAGGCCCCAAGTAACTATTGCTACAGCCATTATCTTTTGTCATCGTTTCTTCCTTCGCCAGTCTCATGCGAAGAATGACAGGAGGGTTAGTTATTTCATTTTACACTATTTTGGGGAATCCATTTTTTAATTTTGTAATAAAATATGGAACATAAACTAATATATTTAGATTGCAGACAGTTGCAACAGTCTGCATGTTTCTTGCaggaaaagttgaagaaactccTCATCCTCTAAGAGATGTTATCCTTGTCTCCTATGAAATCAATCACAAAAAAGACCCTGAAGCACTTCAAAGAATCAAACAAAAGGTAAGTAAATTGATTGGTATTTCTCGGCTGgaaaaaagacgtaaatgcccttgttgttgttgttgatgatgcAGGAGGTGTAtgaagaagaaaaggaaataatattAATAGGAGAACGTGTAGTTCTTGCAACACTTGCTTTTGACTTCAATGTGCATCATCCATATAAGCCACTTGTGGAGGCAATAAAAAAGTTCAAAGTTTCCCAACAGGCCCTTGCACAGGTGGCATGGAATTTTGTCAATGATGGGTAATGCTGTTGTATTCCTTTATATGTTATATATAGAAAATAAAGTGAGTTGAGGGTGTGGTGGAGGGACTTTTTCGTCTTTTTGACATTAAAAAAAAGGGGGTGCAATGCAACTGCAGGCTTAGGACATCCCTGTGCTTGCAATTTAAGCCCCACCACATTGCAGCAGGTGCTATTTTTCTTGCTGCTAAGTTTCTTAAAGTCAAATTGCCTTCAGATGGTGAAAAGGTTTGGTGGCAGGAGTTTAATGTTACTCCACGTCAGCTTGaaggttagtttttttttttaattattttttattgtttaaaaTTTCCATTTTTTCATTGTTATTTGGTTTTAGTATGACTACAGAAAACCATAATATGCTTTCATTATTATCCACTTAACTGTTTTCTGCAGTGATTAAATCGTGATACTTTTTGACCCTTaaattgttattgttattatatatatatatatatatatatatatatatatatatatatatatatatatatatatatacacctcaACTTTATTTTTTTCCTGAAAAAGACCTTGCATTTTTCCATTTTTTTCGATTCGGCCCTTTTAGcaggttttattattattattattattattattattttaatttttgacgaAAAAACGTGTCAAATGTGATAGCTTTTTTGAAAAATGTTAAAAGGTTGAGGGTCTTTCAGAAAAAAAGATAAAAAGCAGAGTGTTTTTTcaggaaaatgaaaaaaatataaggtttttttcaggaaaaaaaatgatatttaaccctaaatttcaagAGTAAAAGTAGCTAATTGAACTGTAAAGTTAAATGTGGATTTCTTTTATCGcccctgtggtttggtcaaaattgcacgtttggtccctaactttttttttgcactaggatcgtccctatggtttggttttgttgcgtttttcgtccctgtggtttgattttgttgcatttttcgtcccttacatacataaagttagggaccaaacatgtaatttttaccaaaccatagggacgaaaaacgcaacaaaatcaaaccacagggacgatccgagtgcaaaaaaaaaagttagggaccaaacgtgcaattttgaccaaaccacagggacgatttcagtaatttactcctTCTTTTTTGCATTGTAATATTTGTAAATGAGGACagatttgaaaattttagaacttacattGAACAAAAAGGATTTAATGTTGGAAAACAACTTTCAATTTTTGAATGAGGACAAATGTGTAAAAGTTAGAACttaatgaaaagtctcatttttatgactttatCTTTTAAGTCGTTTTCTAGTCTTTTAAATGAGGACAAATTGCAAAATGTTAGGACTTAATGCAATAAGCCTCATTTTTCTGTATTTTCTATTAAGCGGTTCATTTTTGTCATGGAAAACCCATAAatttttaaatgtttgttttccATAAACTGTTAATTTCtcatttataaaatacttcattaaCTACTAGTCTTATTTAATCATTGCAGAAGTAAGTAACCAAATGCTGGAACTATATGAACAAAATCGGGTCCCGCCTTCCCAAACTAGTGAAGTCCTTGACGGAAGTACAGGTGGCGGTGGATTTACTCCAAAGGCACATGAAGAACACAACACAAATGACAGCAACTCTCATGTGGGCCCCACCACCACTTCCAAAACCGATCATCCAAGAACATCCCGGAATCAAAGCAATGACGATGGAAGTACAGATCATAATAAAGACATCGATTCCGATGTCGAAAACGACGACGATCGGAATCACGAATCCGATCAAAACCCGGAATGCAGATTCCGGTCCCCCAAGGAAGCGGTGAAAAAGATCGATAAAGATAAAGTCAGGGCGGCTTTTGAGAAACGAAGGAAAGAACGCGGCGGTGATGTGAATTGGAGGTCGGAATCCATGGATGATGATGATTTGATCGAGAGGGAATTGGAAGATGGAATAGAATTGGGTGGGGAATCTGAGACAAAGAAACGGAATCGGAATCGGTGTGATGAGGTTGAGGATTTTGAGGCTGTGGAGGAAGGGGAGGTGGGGGTGTTGGATGGTGGTGATAGGCAGCATAGGGTGCCGGAGAGTGGCCGGAAAAGAAAGGGCGGTGGGAGTGGGACCCCACCACCGGACAAACGGAGAAGAAACTAGAAGGGTGTTTAGGTGAAGgtaattatgtttatgtttatttggtttttttgtttgtttgtatttAAATTAGAATGTGGTATTTATAAGTTTTGGTTTTGTGTATGGTTTTTTGGTAATGGGGAATGGTATCTTTTAATTATGAATATAATTTATATCTTCCCGTTTCATCATCTCATAGTCATAATAGTAAGGTTGTTCATATCGTTACCTTATGGTGATGTATGTATTTGTATCATTGTTTGCATTTATCTGAAAGATTCAAAGATTTGAGGTCTTTTCCATTGAATCTTCGTGGAAATCTGTTTGTGTATACGACAAATGAAATGTCAACTTCTATCTATGATGAGAATTAACATTTGAAAGTAACTGAATTCAAGGATCAAAGTGATTGTAAATTGTAATGCGAGTGTAGTAGCAATGTGTCATTCGGTAATAGTTGGTAGGTTAACATTGGCTATCGATAAAATGTCTTgaaaataaaaaagatttatCTTTTCATATTATTTTTGGATTCATACAGTAGGCTCTTTTTTGAGACAAAATTTAATCACACAATGTAAACAGGCATTGACAACTTGGTGCTTCAATTTGTCTTGCTTTATTGGGCTCcggtaacattcagagcttatcCATTTTGATGATGATTCACTTTCTCTATCTATCACATTTGCTCACCTATTTGATCCGATAAAACACGAATATTTAAAAGTAGATTTGAAACCATGTGTACAAGTTTTGTAAGtgcaataaaaacaataaacaaattTGATGTTGCAAGTTGCAAGTGTGAACTCAAACAGGgacagaaaagaaaagaaaaaaagaagataCTTGATCACAAAGTTAAACAAAAGCACTGGAATTTCATTGAAACAAAAGAACTGACGACATACGCTCCTACTTATACTAAAGAAATTGAAACCTACTCAAACttctaaaacaataaaataaaagacTTTGAATCCTAATCTAAAATTGGGAATTAATAAAAGACAACTTTCCTAAAAAGAACCCTAGACTTGAATCCGATTAACCCAACAAGTTTGGCAAACTCGACTCGGAAAAGGAGAATATTAATCACTCACATAATGGTTCATACACTTACAGTATGATAATATTTAATAGCGTCACTGACTCACTTCCTAACTAATATCAACAGAACAACTAAGTTGAGATATCAGCTTACAGTATGATAATATTTAATAGCGTCACTTAATGAAAGGTAGCTCAACGGTATCCGGTGTTGTCCTCCCtcttgaggttgagggttcaaatCCCGTTGTGGACATAGGTGAATTTAAGTAGTAGTTTAGGAGtagattatatatatttttttcaaaaaagaaaaaaaaaaaaaaaaccaaaaggatccaatttttttaaaagaagGAGCAAAGGCATATTCTATCCCAAACCAAAGGGACCATTAGTGTAATTTACTCTGAATAGTTAGAATCTGGTTCAAGACTCGCCCCAATCCATCAGATTCAGAGACTTGAGAGGCATAATTTCAGTCTGGGTTCCCAAATACACCTTTATCAGATTCAGACATAATTCCCGAGGTGAGTTTATCTTTCCATAATCATATATAAAATGTGTGTATCACTTTGTTGATTAATCAACTTGACATTTCCATGAATTCTCCATAATCACTTAATCGTTCATCAATTATGCATCCCCTTCATTTCACTaagataattattttttttaattgtttctgtttctttttctattttatgTCTATTTTCACACTTGAATTGAATTCAATTGTTCGTTAGTGTGATATATAATTGAGTGTGCTAGGGTAGTTCGCCTTGTGATATCCATATACACAATGTTATCATGAGTGTTTGATCTCTTTCCGAATTTACCAATCAAGCTTTGTATTGGTTgcatttattcatatatgatatACGACATCTAAAAAGCTTCATCAATAATGATGGTTATTGTACTTTTATTACCGTTGTATGCAGTTCCATTATTGTTTGaggttttaattcatttaaatacTTTCGTGTTTCTTTTTTCTTAAATTTGGTTGCAGAGCTTATTTTGTTTCCATTTATTTCCAAGATTCAAAGTTTTGTGTATTTGACAAATGGATTCAAGAGAACAACAACCATTATTTGATCTTAATGAACCTGCTATGGAGGATGATGAGAGTGACTTCCTCTTGTGCTTCAAGCCCAAAACGATTGTCCTAAATACTGTTGACAATTTAGTTACATTCAAGACAACCATTATATCTTCTTCTAGATCAGTAAATAATCATCAGTTTTCTCATGCCTCTTCTGGTTCAGCCTTTCAGCCTTTCATTAAGTCAAAAGGAGAACGGGAGAAAGTAACTAAACTCATGGATCCAAGTGATTGTAATGCGAATGTAGCAATGAATCCTTCTAGAATAATTGGTAGGTTAATGTTGATTATCAAAAATATGTCTGTCAAATAAAAGATTCTCTTTTGAGCATATTATTACCCTACTCGTATATGTCCCAAACAGGACTTGAACTTAACCCTCAACCCATTATATTTTAAATAGTTTCGATCTGATAATAATGAACTTGTTATAACCAGGTTTCCCCTCTTATTGGTTTGAGAAGTGGAGGGTTTGTTGTGGGGACAAATTGTTTTAAAAGTTGTCTCATGTAAAGTGACAAAACACGAAAAAAACTTGCATAGCTAACCAACATGTGTTTGTATACTATTCGCATTTAATATATTTGGTTTCCTATCACTAGATGTTGTGGAACTTTTCAACAGTGTTTAACAGGTCATACAAAACACTGATATTTATGACTACACGATCTATGTATTTAGATTCTTTTAAATAAATAGTTTTGCAATCCAAAGCCAGCTAGCAACACAGTTTGTTGTCTGTTTGCTTCCATCTCAATGTGACCAAAAACTTTGATAATGCCGCAAAATCCAACTTTAAActaaaaaaatgacaaaaaaaaaaaaaaaaatcaatgataTGGAGACTCAAGTCTAATTTTCTTGTGTTTTTACTAGATTTATCTTTGAGTTTAGAGTTGCCAAGAAAAGGAATAGGTTGGAAGGaataaaaaaatggaattttttgcTAGAGAAACAAATAAAGTTGGTTGTTTAATTTACCAGGTTTTGTTAAAAATACGTTTTCCAAATAAAGAGACTGATTATTAGTTACGACTTTGGTTATATGACCTTTAAAACATGAGCTGCATCAAAAGGAATCCAAATTATTTTAAACAGGGTTATATGTTGGGTGTTCGatctattagtttttttttttctttttcttttgtaggAATTTATAATACTTTAATGAGTAGATAACAAAAATTTCAACGAATTATTTTCTGAATATAGGACACATCACAAGGTAATGGCTTGGGAATTaagttatgaataaaaactatttgTCAACTCTTTGTTGATaataaataatagaaattaaatcTTTTAATAATGTCAATTTGATGCTATAAAAGTCAACTTATGTTGGTACAAATTGATGAAAGCATCAGACATATTTTTATAGTTCTATCGAGGGTTGATTTCCATGGATGCGCCCAAGAGGTTGGATCCTAATTCCTAGTTCACATCCTTCTTATTTtgtgtttttattgtttttgttttgtttaatgtATGATTGTTTGTGTGTTTATGGTTTATCAGTGTTGAAGATGTGGTCACAGTGGATGTACATGATGCTAGAAAACTTCTCATCGATTCCGGTCATCGTTATCTTGATGTCAGGTTAGCAAAAAAACAAACCGATAAAATTacacaccaaaaccatatatCAATGGGTTAAAATTTGGCACTAGATATTGAATTGTTATGTTTAATTACACTTTTTACCTTAGTTtgagaactatatatatatatatatatatatatatatatatatatatatatatatatatatatatatatatatatatatatatatatatatatatatatatatatatatatatatatatatatatatatatatatatatatatatatatatataaatttttttttttaccatatttcaaaatataactttttttttctttcactaaATTATCCCTCGTAACCACATTTATACCATAGGGGTGCATACGTACATACCAAGCACCCCAAAAATCTATGAACATGTATATTTTTGGTTCATTATGTAATCATGTATATAAAGCTATATATGATCATTTTTAATTGCCTCAAAATTAACTATTATGCATGTTAATAAGTTCCGTCATCTAACCAAATTAGATCGTTAAACAATTGTTTAGCATATATGATAAAGTAAACTTACCtccttttgtaaaaaaaaaaaaaactttaagtgAAACATAAGATGAAAATATTTTGGGTAAAGAAAACATGAGGTACAAATCAACTGTTGAAATAAAAATATGTTATCATAATTAGAAATTACAAGTTTGAAATACATTTTTGTCACACACAATACTACTAATTAAGAATATGTAGACATGTAACAACAAAAGTTTCATATTCATGAATATGGTTTTCAAGCCTCTTAAACAAACATACAAATTGTCAccttatgtgttttatttttaacttgtactaaaacttaaaaaaaaaaaaaaaaacaggaccAATGAAGAATTCAACAAGAGTCACGTGGACAATGCAATAAATATCCCTTACATGTTCATCACACAAGAAGGTGCGTATTAATTCCACCACATCATGTACATGTTTCATTAATCTATTTAGTtatgtgacacttatttttatactAAATCAGCCCTTAAAGTTCTTTTTTACAGGAACAAATGATTTTGACTAACTTTTTCTATGTTATTGCTTTTTATATATATGTTCGTTTTTGTAATTCATTAAAGCATTCTTGCAATGTACAGGAAGGGTTAAAAATCCTGAATTTGTAGCTCAGGTCTCGGCTCTTTGTGACAAGGAAGATTCACTAGTTGTGGTATTTTTCTCAGAATAATAAGTAGTACATTTTTCGTTTGAAAATGAATACATAAACTTcttcaatttttttataaaacaaacaCAACATTTTCTTTTTATCTTGTATGTTAAAGGCTTGCAACAGTGGAGGGAGATCTCTTAAAGCTTCTGTGGACCTTCTTATCGCCGTATGTTATTAAACCTTTCTTTCCATTTACCATTTTCAATTGATAGGCTCCTCAAACATTAtgattatatattttatatatgcTGATTGTATATATATGTTGTATGTATTATATATCTTTCTTCTCTGATGATATATATCTGTATATATGACATATTTATATGCGTGTAGGGCTACAAGAATGTGAAGAATATGGCTGGTGGATACTCGGCATGGGTCGACAATGGGTTTGCTCAGGACTCAGCACCACCAGAGGAGTTAAAAACTGCTTGCAAGTTTCGGCGTTGAGATAGTCTATAAACCTAAATTTGGTTTATGGTATTATTGTATGCATCAATGAACGTTTTTACtaatatttttctaaaaagagtacGTGAAAAACAATGTCATGTGTGTATGACTTTTTTCTTTTGAATAAAATATGAGACATGTGTATGTAAAGTAAGGGCTCAAAGTGTTATAAAAAGTTAGGAGTTGATTTTTTGCTTAAGAAATTTACAAAAtatatgttttcaaaagaaactaGAAATTGATTAATAAACACAAACTTTACAACATCAACAATTTTTATTATATAAGAATAAATTGGTTTTAACGAATTTACAAAATAGGACTCACTACAATTCCACTCAGACACTCAATACAATCGAATCTTACTATAACTCTCAAGAACCTATACTCAAACTATTAAAGATGAAAGAATCAGAAGCACAAGTTATATGAACAAACACTAGCGTATATTGAGAGAGAAATATTTGAAcaaatgaagaaaaatgaagtgtgtTACTCATAATTACTCTTCACAGCTAAATATATACATCAAGTCTAAATTCGAATATGAACCGGAGCAACCCGACTAATATCCACCCAAATATCAAATGAATAAAACCCGcgcctttttttttctttaaaacaaGTGAGCCGCAGTCCAAAATAATTGACAGTTTGACAAGATTAGCCCTCCTACACTATATACTTACAAAGAAACACAaatacaaaataataaatataaagaaataaagaaataaaaggaTATGTATAAAGAATACAGATGAAGATGAACAATGATTTAAGTTTGAGTCCATATGCTTATTTCAACATCCCTCTTCAAACTAAATCACTTTCAAATTAACATTGTTCTTGAAATGGACCAACAAGACGCATTTGATCACACAACCAATTATGTTGAACAAAACCCAAAGCTTTAGTAAAAATGTCAGCAATATTGAGAtctgaatctatgtttaaaacttcTACAACACCTTTAGAGACTCTATCTCTTATGAAACGAGTATCAACATCAAAATGCTTTGTTTTTTCATGAAAAACTGGATTAAGAACCAGTTTAATTGATgactcattatcacaaaaaatagcAATTGAAATAAAATCTATTAACCTAAGATCAAACACAAATTTCAAAATCCACATGATTTCACAAGAAATAAAACCAAGAGCACGATACTCTGATTTTGTGGAAGAATGAGAAAGAGTTTCTTATTTCTTGCTTTTCCAGGAGataaaagtatagaaaaataGCATAAAACTGTAACATAATGTCTAGAGACAAGGCACGTAGCCCAGTCGACATCAACATAGCCTTTTGttaaaaaccctagattttaaaacaGAAAAACATTTACTTGGATTAGACTTAAGATAATGAAGTAATCTTAGACCAATATTTAAATGGGATTTACGAGGACTATGCATGAACGGACTTAACACTTGTACAGTGTAAGAAATGCCAAGTCTTGTGATAGTCAAGTAAATAAGCTTACCAACAAGTTTCTGAAATAAaataacattttgtaataaaACATCATTTTTATATATACCATAATCTTTAATTATAATGTTCAAATCCAAAGGAGTTTTTACAGGCATACAACCCAACATTCCAAATTCATGTAATAACTTCAAGCAATATTTCCTTTGGGTTAAACAAATACCATTTCTAATATTCACAACTTCAGTCCCAAGAGAAATTTTAACTTTCCAAGATCTTTAATTGGAAATTTAGTTTTTAAAAAATCGTTTACTTTATTTATCTCAATCAAATTCTTTGCAGTCAAAATAATGGTATTATAAATCATTTCATAAGGTGTTTTCCCACGACCCGGTGACATAAAACAGGAAGttgtgtacgatcacgcatttgcTTTCCCACGATCCTTAGAAGTACTTGAACGataaactaaaaattgtaagccaaagcttagtgagttcccccaaagtaccaacacaacacCTAACAACAAGCATACAAATATGATCAACcagtctgactggaccgcctcgcaggtcctacaacctatctggaccactttacgagccttcggcatgactggaccgcctcatagggcctacaacctatccgaatCGCTCTATGGGCCGCCAgattgactggaccgcctcacagggcctacagcctatccggtcgtccccgggtgtcttggcctacaacacaaagcaagttcgcctcaacccaacacaatatgtcgacatatataacagataaacataaacacagaactatcaaatacaaataatcatatggTTCTACCAATCAGTCATATACTAGCATATCactatcctataaccaggatacaaaATCTAATGGGCCGATATtgttgccttcgacccacggtatagtgaggaaaactcacctctcaatttGAATGCAAGCATAATAATTCTCTATTATGAAAAATCGGCTCAACGATCACCTAACCAAAACCAAGGACCTAATATcgattaattagcttaaatacccaaaatacccctcggTCAAGCTTGGTCAAAGGTAGAGGTCAACGAGTCAACTCGGTCCACTCAGCTGAGTACGCGGGGTATACTCAGCTCCTACACTGGGCGTACCTAAGCCTTGACCGGGATCAGACAGTTGACCTCGTACATGCGGTGTACGCTGGGTTACATACGCCATCCGCACCGGAACATTTTTTTCAATAAGAGCTTAATGTAATAAGAGCCTTCTGTACGGAGATGATGGCTGTGATGGGAGCTCGTACGttgacattccgagagttcaaggcttgcggggcaccagattatcatggggctagggacccattgctagcagcaggtggttggctgatgttgccaacgcgttCCGTACGAGTCGGtgccctgagggggacaaggtcaggctcacttcctgtcttctgaaggacagagcgagggattggtgggaggagattggtcatgccattggtgatgatgccgcgttggacgcgatgacttggagcgatttctcggataggttcagggcggagttttcgccgattattgaggtgcagcagttggcacgggagtttcaggatttgacgcagactactgagagtgtggcggagatcaccgccaagttcagggagagggcctttcttgttccgcagtatgtcgcggataaggagatgaagaaggcccgatactatgagatgttgagggctgacatcagggagttcgtaagcaggtccagctgtaaaacgctggaagatatgatctcTCGGGCTAGatagagggagattgatttggagcagatccggaagaggaagccggatgaggttcaggtagccacaggctcgggcaaaaggcccaagggattgGATTCGAGattgagggattatcaggaccacaGCCGGTgcaggaagtgtggcagggcgcacgggggcgcgtgtaggattggtagcggtggtgagtctggctgcttcaagtgcggtcggacggGTCATTTTAGCCGAGATTGTACTGCG includes these proteins:
- the LOC111891872 gene encoding cyclin-T1-3; translation: MATVMSSDLMHSRMHEGGPHKQCDNKVEENGGRWYFSRKEIEENSPSRSDGIDLKKETYLRKSYCTFLQDLGMRLQVPQVTIATAIIFCHRFFLRQSHAKNDRRTVATVCMFLAGKVEETPHPLRDVILVSYEINHKKDPEALQRIKQKEVYEEEKEIILIGERVVLATLAFDFNVHHPYKPLVEAIKKFKVSQQALAQVAWNFVNDGLRTSLCLQFKPHHIAAGAIFLAAKFLKVKLPSDGEKVWWQEFNVTPRQLEEVSNQMLELYEQNRVPPSQTSEVLDGSTGGGGFTPKAHEEHNTNDSNSHVGPTTTSKTDHPRTSRNQSNDDGSTDHNKDIDSDVENDDDRNHESDQNPECRFRSPKEAVKKIDKDKVRAAFEKRRKERGGDVNWRSESMDDDDLIERELEDGIELGGESETKKRNRNRCDEVEDFEAVEEGEVGVLDGGDRQHRVPESGRKRKGGGSGTPPPDKRRRN
- the LOC111891887 gene encoding protein HIGH ARSENIC CONTENT 1, mitochondrial, with the translated sequence MDAPKSVEDVVTVDVHDARKLLIDSGHRYLDVRTNEEFNKSHVDNAINIPYMFITQEGRVKNPEFVAQVSALCDKEDSLVVACNSGGRSLKASVDLLIAGYKNVKNMAGGYSAWVDNGFAQDSAPPEELKTACKFRR